From Rissa tridactyla isolate bRisTri1 chromosome 7, bRisTri1.patW.cur.20221130, whole genome shotgun sequence, a single genomic window includes:
- the ORC4 gene encoding origin recognition complex subunit 4 isoform X2: protein MEKVILPSLLDPEDQERLRYKHLLNHVLKELTEMKEVRENLLEVHLNGLLQTNDKVALKEITRQLHLENVVGDKVFGSFAENLAFLLEALRKGDRTSSCPVLFILDEFDLFVHHKNQTLLYNLFDISQSAQTPVTVIGLTCRQDILELLEKRVKSRFSHRQIYLMNSFDFKQYIRIFKEQLSLPDEFPDESFAQKWNNNVQHLSEDKTVKDILQNLFHYTKDLRSLHLLLMLAVSNVTVRHPLITASDLQEASKQIRMDSKANIVHGLSVLEICLIIAMKHLNDVYEGEPFNFQMVYNEFQKFIQRKAHCMYNFEKPVVMKAFEHLLQLELVKPIERPSVRVQREYLLMKLVLDNNQIMDALQAYPNCPTDVKQWAASSLSWL from the exons ATGGAGAAAGTAATTCTGCCCTCATTATTGGACCCCGAGGATCAGGAAAGACTGCGGTATAAACAT ttattaAATCATGTCTTAAAAGAGCTCACCGAAATGAAAGAAGTTAGAGAGAACCTCTTGGAAGTTCATCTGAATG ggCTTCTGCAGACTAATGATAAAGTGGCCCTGAAGGAGATCACCAGACAGTTGCACCTCGAAAATGTGGTTGGGGATAAAGTTTTT GGTAGTTTTGCTGAAAATCTCGCGTTCCTTCTTGAAGCTTTAAGGAAAG GAGATCGAACTAGCAGTTGCCCAGTCTTGTTTATACTGGATGAATTTGACTTGTTTGTTCATCACAAGAATCAGACGCTCCTCTATAACCTCTTTGATATATCCCAGTCAGCGCAAACTCCAGTAACAGTTATTGGACTTACATGTAGACAG gataTCCTGGAGCTCTTGGAGAAGAGAGTAAAATCAAGGTTCTCTCACAGACAGATATATTTGATGAATTCCTTTGATTTTAAACAATACATTAGGATATTCAAGGAACAGCTTTCTCTTCCCGATGAATTTCCTGATGAGTCTTTTGCACAAAAATGGAATAATAACGTTCAG catctctCAGAGGATAAAACTGTGAAAGACATCCTGCAGAACCTTTTTCACTACACCAAAGATCTGCGCTCGCTTCATTTGCTGTTG atgCTTGCTGTAAGTAACGTTACTGTGCGTCACCCACTTATCACTGCATCAGACCTTcaagaagcaagcaagcaaatcAGAATGGACTCAAAAGCAAATATTGTACATG GTTTGTCTGTCCTGGAAATCTGCCTAATTATAGCTATGAAACACTTAAATGATGTCTATGAAGGAGAACCGTTTAACTTCCAGATGGTTTACAACG AATTCCAGAAGTTCATACAAAGGAAGGCGCATTGTATGTACAACTTCGAAAAGCCGGTTGTCATGAAG gcaTTTGAACACTTACTACAACTGGAATTAGTAAAACCAATAGAAAGACCATCTGTTCGCGTGCAGAGAGAGTACCTCCTAATGAAACTGGTTCTGGACAATAACCAAATCATGGACGCTTTGCAAGCGTATCCAAACTGCCCCACAGACGTCAAGCAGTGGGCAGCGTCCTCGCTCAGTTGGTTGTAA
- the ORC4 gene encoding origin recognition complex subunit 4 isoform X3: protein MKEVRENLLEVHLNGLLQTNDKVALKEITRQLHLENVVGDKVFGSFAENLAFLLEALRKGDRTSSCPVLFILDEFDLFVHHKNQTLLYNLFDISQSAQTPVTVIGLTCRQDILELLEKRVKSRFSHRQIYLMNSFDFKQYIRIFKEQLSLPDEFPDESFAQKWNNNVQHLSEDKTVKDILQNLFHYTKDLRSLHLLLMLAVSNVTVRHPLITASDLQEASKQIRMDSKANIVHGLSVLEICLIIAMKHLNDVYEGEPFNFQMVYNEFQKFIQRKAHCMYNFEKPVVMKAFEHLLQLELVKPIERPSVRVQREYLLMKLVLDNNQIMDALQAYPNCPTDVKQWAASSLSWL, encoded by the exons ATGAAAGAAGTTAGAGAGAACCTCTTGGAAGTTCATCTGAATG ggCTTCTGCAGACTAATGATAAAGTGGCCCTGAAGGAGATCACCAGACAGTTGCACCTCGAAAATGTGGTTGGGGATAAAGTTTTT GGTAGTTTTGCTGAAAATCTCGCGTTCCTTCTTGAAGCTTTAAGGAAAG GAGATCGAACTAGCAGTTGCCCAGTCTTGTTTATACTGGATGAATTTGACTTGTTTGTTCATCACAAGAATCAGACGCTCCTCTATAACCTCTTTGATATATCCCAGTCAGCGCAAACTCCAGTAACAGTTATTGGACTTACATGTAGACAG gataTCCTGGAGCTCTTGGAGAAGAGAGTAAAATCAAGGTTCTCTCACAGACAGATATATTTGATGAATTCCTTTGATTTTAAACAATACATTAGGATATTCAAGGAACAGCTTTCTCTTCCCGATGAATTTCCTGATGAGTCTTTTGCACAAAAATGGAATAATAACGTTCAG catctctCAGAGGATAAAACTGTGAAAGACATCCTGCAGAACCTTTTTCACTACACCAAAGATCTGCGCTCGCTTCATTTGCTGTTG atgCTTGCTGTAAGTAACGTTACTGTGCGTCACCCACTTATCACTGCATCAGACCTTcaagaagcaagcaagcaaatcAGAATGGACTCAAAAGCAAATATTGTACATG GTTTGTCTGTCCTGGAAATCTGCCTAATTATAGCTATGAAACACTTAAATGATGTCTATGAAGGAGAACCGTTTAACTTCCAGATGGTTTACAACG AATTCCAGAAGTTCATACAAAGGAAGGCGCATTGTATGTACAACTTCGAAAAGCCGGTTGTCATGAAG gcaTTTGAACACTTACTACAACTGGAATTAGTAAAACCAATAGAAAGACCATCTGTTCGCGTGCAGAGAGAGTACCTCCTAATGAAACTGGTTCTGGACAATAACCAAATCATGGACGCTTTGCAAGCGTATCCAAACTGCCCCACAGACGTCAAGCAGTGGGCAGCGTCCTCGCTCAGTTGGTTGTAA
- the ACVR2A gene encoding activin receptor type-2A, which translates to MGAATKLAFAVFLISCSSGAILGRSETQECIYYNANWEKDKTNRSGIEPCYGDKDKRRHCFATWKNISGSIEIVKQGCWLDDINCYDRNDCIEKKDSPEVFFCCCEGNMCNERFFYFPEMEVTQPTSNPVTPKPPLFNTLLYSLVPIMGIAVIVLFSFWMYRHHKLAYPPVLVPTQDPGPPPPSPLMGLKPLQLLEIKARGRFGCVWKAQLLNEYVAVKIFPIQDKQSWQNEYEIYSLPGMKHDNILQFIGAEKRGTSIDVDLWLITAFHEKGSLTDFLKANVVSWNELCHIAQTMARGLAYLHEDIPGLKDGHKPAISHRDIKSKNVLLKNNLTACIADFGLALKFEAGKSAGDTHGQVGTRRYMAPEVLEGAINFQRDAFLRIDMYAMGLVLWELASRCTASDGPVDEYMLPFEEEIGQHPSLEDMQEVVVHKKKRPVLRECWQKHSGMAMLCETIEECWDHDAEARLSAGCVEERIIQMQKLTNIITTEDIVTVVTMVTNVDFPPKESSL; encoded by the exons GTGCCATACTTGGCAGATCAGAAACACAGGAGTGTATCTACTACAACGCTAATTgggaaaaagataaaacaaatcGCAGTGGTATTGAACCTTGTTATGGTGATAAAGATAAAAGACGACACTGTTTTGCTACATGGAAGAATATTTCTGGATCAATTGAAATTGTGAAGCAAGGTTGCTGGCTAGATGACATCAATTGTTATGACAG gAATGATTGCATAGAGAAGAAAGACAGCCCTgaagtgtttttctgttgttgtgaAGGCAACATGTGTAATGAACGCTTCTTCTATTTTCCAGAAATGGAGGTCACGCAAC caaCTTCGAATCCTGTTACACCTAAGCCACCTCTGTTCAATACCTTGCTTTATTCATTGGTGCCTATAATGGGAATTGCCGTGATTGTGCTCTTTTCATTCTGGATGTACAGACATCACAAGCTGGCGTATCCTCCAGTGCTCGTTCCAACCCAA GATCCTGGGCCACCACCACCTTCACCGTTGATGGGTTTGAAGCCATTGCAGTTGCTGGAGATCAAAGCCAGGGGGAGATTCGGATGTGTATGGAAAGCTCAACTGCTAAACGAGTACGTTGCGGTCAAAATATTCCCTATTCAG GACAAACAGTCGTGGCAGAACGAATATGAAATCTACAGTTTACCCGGAATGAAGCATGACAATATCTTGCAGTTCATCGGCGCGGAGAAGCGAGGCACCAGCATCGACGTCGATCTCTGGTTAATCACAGCATTTCACGAAAAG GGTTCATTAACCGACTTCCTCAAGGCTAACGTGGTTTCTTGGAATGAGCTGTGTCACATCGCTCAAACTATGGCTCGAGGCTTGGCTTATCTTCACGAGGACATACCAGGGCTAAAAGATGGACATAAACCTGCCATCTCACATAG GGACATCAAAAGCAAGAATGTGCTGCTGAAAAATAATCTTACAGCTTGTATTGCTGATTTCGGTCTAGCTTTAAAGTTTGAGGCTGGAAAGTCTGCAGGGGATACACATGGACAG GTCGGTACACGCAGGTATATGGCTCCCGAGGTACTAGAAGGTGCTATAAACTTCCAAAGGGATGCGTTTCTGAGAATAGATATGTACGCCATGGGGTTAGTCCTCTGGGAATTGGCATCGCGCTGTACCGCCTCAGATG gCCCAGTAGATGAGTACATGCTgccatttgaagaagaaatcgGCCAGCATCCCTCCCTGGAAGACATGCAGGAAGTTGTAGTTCACAAAAAGAAGAGACCTGTTCTAAGAGAGTGTTGGCAAAAACATTCT GGAATGGCGATGCTTTGTGAAACCATAGAGGAATGCTGGGATCACGATGCGGAAGCCAGGCTGTCAGCGGGTTGCGTAGAAGAACGGATTATTCAGATGCAAAAATTAACTAACATTATAACGACAGAGGACATCGTGACTGTGGTCACAATGGTGACAAACGTTGACTTTCCTCCCAAAGAATCCAGTCTATGA